A single genomic interval of Rhizobium leguminosarum bv. trifolii WSM1325 harbors:
- a CDS encoding conserved hypothetical protein (KEGG: rec:RHECIAT_CH0000655 hypothetical protein) codes for MTDLKLVALDNEDLAIMSAHMQDSVFKVGDIDWSPRDAQFALAANRFVWEGAERKRKGFERRRAALVFKRVLAVRSLGIDRGKRDEVLSLLALRFEQKGEGPEGTIELSLSGTASIALDVECIEVQLADIGGAWEASSKPRHR; via the coding sequence ATGACCGACCTGAAACTTGTTGCGCTCGATAACGAGGATCTTGCGATCATGTCCGCGCATATGCAGGACAGTGTCTTCAAGGTCGGCGACATCGATTGGTCGCCGCGCGACGCGCAGTTCGCGCTTGCCGCCAATCGTTTCGTCTGGGAAGGTGCCGAGCGCAAGCGCAAGGGTTTCGAGCGCCGCCGTGCTGCCCTGGTTTTCAAGCGCGTGCTTGCCGTCCGTTCGCTCGGCATTGATCGCGGCAAACGCGACGAGGTGCTGTCGCTGCTGGCGCTGCGCTTCGAGCAAAAGGGCGAGGGGCCGGAGGGCACGATCGAGCTGTCCCTGTCCGGCACCGCCTCGATTGCGCTCGATGTCGAATGCATCGAGGTCCAGCTGGCCGATATCGGCGGCGCCTGGGAGGCTTCCTCCAAGCCTCGTCACCGCTAA
- a CDS encoding conserved hypothetical protein (KEGG: rec:RHECIAT_CH0000670 hypothetical protein), translating to MAETRSLVEDLPKAGTDQHLASNLAAGHLALVPTWLPLDVASGPSSNSAGSGGDGISEGVISSNALAVFMPSNAAIAGPHSGADAFQGNDALINQHPTEMAGIGGNGGSGNVAIGSGDGANHAGTGGNGLFYGGLVSTEVALFAPVNTAVAAGPGATAHAEQSNNALFLQGATQIGGMGGSGGDHNVASHGSSMSPGTALTLTGDFYAGHGGDGYFVGTMVDVSIAIFSPINIAIGAAGGSAEAHQTNNVIFDQGAVQIAGIGGNGGGFNLSSDTIFTGNHALGGGGDGVGSSTGSMVDVNFGYFHPINIAVPAGGTADAQQVDHVLYDQHALQLAGIAGHGGDGNLTDAHSALVDDILSFMHG from the coding sequence ATGGCGGAAACTCGTTCCTTAGTGGAAGACTTGCCCAAGGCGGGCACCGATCAACACCTCGCCTCCAATCTGGCCGCGGGACATCTGGCGCTGGTGCCGACTTGGCTTCCATTGGATGTCGCTTCCGGTCCAAGCTCTAATTCAGCCGGCAGCGGTGGTGACGGGATAAGCGAAGGCGTGATCAGCAGCAACGCGTTGGCCGTTTTCATGCCGTCCAATGCCGCTATTGCGGGACCTCATTCGGGTGCCGACGCTTTCCAGGGCAATGATGCGCTCATCAATCAGCATCCCACCGAAATGGCCGGGATAGGCGGGAATGGCGGCAGCGGCAATGTTGCCATCGGCAGCGGCGATGGCGCCAATCATGCCGGCACGGGGGGCAATGGGCTTTTCTACGGCGGACTCGTGAGCACCGAAGTCGCACTGTTTGCCCCCGTCAATACTGCCGTGGCTGCAGGCCCCGGCGCGACGGCTCACGCCGAGCAATCGAACAACGCCCTGTTCCTGCAGGGCGCAACCCAGATCGGCGGCATGGGCGGCTCGGGCGGAGACCATAACGTCGCGAGCCACGGCTCGTCGATGAGCCCGGGAACTGCGCTCACATTGACCGGCGACTTTTATGCAGGTCATGGCGGCGATGGATATTTCGTCGGCACTATGGTCGACGTGAGTATCGCCATCTTCTCGCCGATCAATATCGCCATTGGCGCCGCGGGCGGCTCGGCGGAGGCCCATCAGACAAACAATGTCATTTTCGATCAGGGCGCTGTGCAGATCGCAGGCATCGGCGGCAATGGCGGTGGCTTCAACCTGTCGTCAGACACGATTTTCACCGGCAACCATGCGCTCGGCGGTGGCGGTGACGGGGTCGGATCGTCAACCGGCAGCATGGTCGATGTCAATTTCGGCTATTTCCATCCCATCAACATTGCCGTTCCCGCCGGTGGGACGGCGGACGCCCAACAGGTCGATCATGTTCTCTATGATCAACATGCGCTCCAGTTGGCCGGCATCGCGGGCCACGGCGGAGACGGTAACCTCACAGACGCCCATTCGGCTCTCGTAGACGACATTCTGAGCTTCATGCATGGCTAG
- a CDS encoding transposase IS3/IS911 family protein (PFAM: transposase IS3/IS911 family protein~KEGG: gdj:Gdia_2654 transposase IS3 family protein), with protein sequence MGKRKFDDDQITGILKEHQAGVTVADVCHKHGISEPTFYRWQSLQFGNVGLHAKRLRALEEENQKLKKLLAESMLSAATLSEMLAKTLKGRH encoded by the coding sequence ATGGGCAAGCGAAAATTCGACGACGACCAGATTACGGGTATTCTGAAGGAGCACCAAGCCGGAGTGACAGTGGCAGATGTTTGCCACAAGCACGGTATCAGCGAGCCGACCTTCTATCGGTGGCAATCCCTGCAGTTCGGGAATGTCGGTCTCCATGCCAAAAGGTTGAGAGCACTGGAGGAAGAGAACCAGAAGCTCAAGAAGCTTTTGGCCGAATCCATGCTCTCGGCGGCAACACTGAGCGAGATGCTGGCGAAGACATTGAAAGGGCGACACTAA
- a CDS encoding conserved hypothetical protein (PFAM: conserved hypothetical protein~KEGG: ret:RHE_CH00582 hypothetical protein) has protein sequence MAKGEFRLCDVVLDDTIGRSTPDVEHERAVAIFDLIEENRFEPLGHAGGPYRLNISLVDSKLVFAITTEEGGGVATHILSLTPFRRIVKDYFMICESYYEAIRSSTPSRIEAIDMGRRGIHNEGSQTLKDRLAGKIEVDFDTARRLFTLVCVLYWRG, from the coding sequence ATGGCGAAGGGCGAATTCCGGCTTTGCGACGTCGTCCTTGACGATACGATCGGCCGTTCGACGCCCGATGTCGAGCATGAGCGCGCCGTCGCCATCTTCGACCTGATCGAGGAAAACAGGTTCGAGCCGCTCGGCCATGCCGGCGGTCCTTACCGGCTGAACATCTCGCTGGTCGATTCGAAGCTGGTATTCGCCATCACCACCGAAGAAGGCGGCGGGGTCGCCACCCATATCCTGTCGCTCACGCCCTTCCGGCGGATCGTCAAGGATTACTTCATGATCTGCGAGAGCTATTACGAAGCGATCCGTTCGTCGACGCCGAGCCGCATCGAGGCGATCGACATGGGCCGGCGCGGCATCCACAATGAAGGCTCGCAGACGCTGAAGGATAGGCTGGCCGGCAAGATAGAGGTCGATTTCGATACCGCCCGGCGCCTTTTCACGCTGGTCTGCGTGCTCTACTGGCGCGGATGA
- a CDS encoding protein of unknown function DUF329 (PFAM: protein of unknown function DUF329~KEGG: rec:RHECIAT_CH0000661 hypothetical protein), giving the protein MPEDKKAAAKVEPLRKTRPCPECGKPSHREHYPFCSNRCREADLSRWLTGAYAIPVADDETKADYPDEEN; this is encoded by the coding sequence ATGCCTGAAGACAAGAAAGCGGCCGCCAAGGTCGAACCGCTGCGCAAGACGCGCCCTTGCCCCGAATGCGGCAAACCCTCCCACCGCGAACATTACCCCTTCTGCTCCAACCGCTGCCGGGAGGCCGATCTCTCCCGCTGGCTGACCGGCGCCTATGCCATTCCGGTTGCCGACGATGAGACGAAGGCTGATTATCCGGATGAAGAAAATTAA
- a CDS encoding translation initiation factor IF-1 (TIGRFAM: translation initiation factor IF-1~PFAM: S1 IF1 family protein~KEGG: rec:RHECIAT_CH0000659 translation initiation factor IF-1 protein) — translation MPKEEVLEFPGIVTELLPNATFRVKLENEHEIIAHTAGRMRKNRIRVLAGDKVLVEMTPYDLTKGRITYRFK, via the coding sequence ATGCCTAAAGAAGAAGTCCTCGAATTCCCGGGAATCGTCACCGAACTTCTGCCGAATGCGACGTTCCGCGTGAAGCTCGAAAACGAACACGAGATCATCGCCCACACCGCGGGCCGCATGCGCAAGAACCGCATCCGCGTTCTCGCCGGCGACAAGGTGCTTGTGGAAATGACGCCCTACGATCTGACCAAGGGCCGTATCACCTACCGTTTCAAGTAA
- a CDS encoding conserved hypothetical protein (KEGG: rec:RHECIAT_CH0000669 hypothetical protein) translates to MPIPQISDTIHLNNPDAGDANAGNGGDGHNDGNINYNPVAYVDPVQTVYGADTHLHNGDHVWQKAGWDAGSGGDGGFAQAKNGFLAAVTNSGDGGAGGDSHSNGSQGNSSGGDTATVNAATTATQYTQLVADQHATILAGVGGNGGNGNNALGGDISSALVHTDPETTTVNNSLDHFINAFGHIDVDHLGS, encoded by the coding sequence ATGCCTATTCCACAGATATCCGACACGATTCATCTCAACAACCCGGATGCGGGTGACGCGAATGCCGGCAACGGCGGCGATGGCCACAACGATGGGAACATCAACTACAACCCGGTTGCATATGTAGACCCAGTGCAAACGGTCTACGGGGCCGATACCCATCTGCACAACGGCGATCACGTTTGGCAGAAGGCAGGTTGGGACGCCGGCAGTGGCGGAGACGGTGGCTTTGCTCAGGCCAAGAACGGCTTCCTGGCGGCGGTCACGAACAGCGGCGACGGCGGCGCGGGGGGAGATTCCCACTCCAACGGCAGCCAAGGAAACTCGAGCGGCGGCGACACGGCTACCGTGAATGCGGCGACGACCGCGACACAATATACGCAGCTTGTGGCCGATCAGCATGCGACCATCCTCGCAGGCGTCGGCGGCAACGGCGGCAACGGAAACAACGCTCTGGGCGGCGATATCTCGTCAGCTCTGGTTCACACGGATCCCGAAACGACGACGGTGAACAATTCTCTCGATCACTTCATAAACGCCTTCGGCCATATCGACGTCGACCATCTCGGCTCCTGA
- a CDS encoding type I secretion membrane fusion protein, HlyD family (TIGRFAM: type I secretion membrane fusion protein, HlyD family~PFAM: secretion protein HlyD family protein~KEGG: rec:RHECIAT_CH0000667 putative protein secretion protein, HlyD family), with protein MALVQLDATPAKFSNSSRTSQQLVPRSTATARQQTAYLPVIESKQRGPAPPSPMPGLRGVVWTGNLLILVFIVGLGIWSVLAPLKSAAIASGVVEPESSRKTIQHLEGGIVRRILVKNGDAVMGGQIVIELDDTKSRSERDSIQGQLWDAEGSRARLLAEQTGGDHIAYPEDLRAAMDKYPSVSTILIGQQKIFEARRRVMQAEIQIANEKIAQVRQEIVGLGAQKAALADRATISSQELDQVTILSAKGLERRSRLLNLQREKADLDGQQGQVEAQISRAYQVISGSQADLAKLESDRLSEVAQGMRDTESRIMQLRERLRAIDDQLSRTDIRAPEDGTIMNLRIHTSGGVIGAGEPLVDLLPRSDRLVVSAHVRPEDINLVHAGLEAQVHLLPYNQRRVPLLKGRVEYVSADRLTDPQSGQPYFAATIRVTDERLAKMKDVELVAGMPAQILIETGKSSVALYAVRPLLDSFNRAFRED; from the coding sequence ATGGCCCTTGTTCAACTGGACGCAACGCCGGCGAAATTTTCAAATTCGTCAAGGACGAGTCAGCAGTTGGTTCCACGATCGACAGCGACGGCCAGGCAACAGACGGCCTATTTGCCGGTGATCGAGTCGAAACAGCGCGGACCCGCCCCCCCTTCGCCCATGCCCGGGCTCAGAGGTGTTGTCTGGACGGGGAACCTGTTGATCCTGGTCTTCATCGTCGGATTGGGAATCTGGTCGGTCCTGGCGCCGCTGAAAAGCGCTGCGATCGCATCCGGCGTTGTCGAACCGGAGTCCAGCCGCAAGACCATTCAGCATCTGGAAGGCGGGATTGTCCGACGGATACTCGTTAAAAACGGCGATGCGGTCATGGGCGGGCAAATCGTGATAGAGCTCGACGATACGAAGTCCCGCTCGGAGCGCGACAGCATTCAAGGGCAACTTTGGGACGCCGAAGGAAGCCGCGCCCGCCTGCTTGCGGAGCAGACGGGCGGCGACCATATCGCCTATCCTGAGGATCTCAGGGCAGCAATGGACAAATATCCTTCGGTCAGCACAATTCTGATTGGGCAACAGAAAATCTTCGAAGCCCGTCGCCGGGTCATGCAGGCCGAAATTCAGATCGCCAATGAAAAGATCGCGCAGGTGCGGCAGGAAATCGTCGGACTTGGCGCGCAGAAGGCAGCACTGGCCGACAGAGCGACAATCTCGAGCCAAGAACTGGATCAGGTTACGATCCTCAGCGCCAAAGGTCTGGAAAGAAGAAGCAGACTTCTCAACCTCCAGCGGGAAAAAGCAGACCTTGATGGCCAGCAGGGTCAAGTCGAGGCACAGATCTCTCGCGCCTACCAGGTGATCAGCGGGTCACAGGCCGATCTCGCAAAGCTTGAGAGCGACCGGTTGAGCGAAGTCGCCCAGGGCATGCGCGATACGGAGAGCCGGATCATGCAACTGCGCGAGCGTTTGCGGGCGATCGACGACCAACTCTCAAGGACCGATATCCGTGCTCCCGAAGATGGAACAATCATGAACCTGCGCATCCACACATCAGGTGGGGTGATCGGCGCGGGTGAACCGCTCGTCGATCTTCTGCCGCGCTCAGATCGCCTTGTCGTGTCTGCCCACGTCAGACCGGAAGACATCAATCTCGTCCATGCCGGGCTCGAGGCACAGGTCCACCTCCTTCCATATAATCAGCGGCGCGTTCCACTCCTGAAAGGTCGAGTGGAGTATGTATCAGCGGACCGCCTCACCGATCCGCAGAGCGGCCAGCCCTACTTTGCCGCGACGATCCGTGTAACGGACGAGCGGTTGGCGAAAATGAAAGATGTCGAGCTGGTCGCGGGCATGCCCGCACAGATACTGATCGAAACGGGCAAAAGCAGCGTGGCGCTCTATGCCGTCAGACCACTCCTCGACAGTTTCAACAGAGCATTTCGCGAGGACTGA
- a CDS encoding histidinol dehydrogenase (KEGG: rec:RHECIAT_CH0000656 histidinol dehydrogenase protein~TIGRFAM: histidinol dehydrogenase~PFAM: histidinol dehydrogenase) yields MAIWLDQASEGFEQHFAAFLTTKREVSEDVNVVVRTIIDDVRARGDVALAEYSLKFDSIDYATVPMRVTAEEIDAAVEAVPSEVLGALKLAALRIESHHRRQLPKDDIYEDDMGVSLGSRWTAIEAVGLYVPGGTASYPSSVLMNAVPAKVAGVDRIVIAVPATGGAVNPAVLAAAKLVGVTEIYRVGGAQAIAALAYGTETIAPVAKITGPGNAYVAAAKRHVFGTVGIDMIAGPSEVLVIADKDNNPDWIAADLLAQAEHDVSSQAILITDDAAFGKAVEQAVERQLKTLNRAETAAASWRDFGAVILVADLKQAIPLANRIAAEHLELAVADPDRLLDGIRNAGAIFIGAHTPEVIGDYVGGSNHVLPTARSARFSSGLSVLDFVKRTSILRLGPQQLRTLGPAAIALAVSEGLDAHARSVAIRLNLER; encoded by the coding sequence TTGGCAATCTGGCTGGATCAGGCATCGGAAGGTTTCGAGCAGCATTTTGCCGCCTTTCTGACGACGAAGCGTGAAGTCTCCGAGGATGTGAACGTGGTCGTTCGCACCATCATCGATGACGTGCGCGCCCGTGGCGATGTGGCGCTTGCCGAATATTCGCTGAAATTCGACAGCATCGACTACGCTACCGTCCCGATGCGTGTCACAGCTGAAGAGATCGACGCCGCCGTCGAGGCGGTGCCTTCGGAAGTGCTGGGGGCGCTGAAGCTCGCGGCGCTGCGCATCGAATCCCATCATCGCCGGCAACTGCCGAAGGACGATATCTATGAGGACGACATGGGCGTCAGTCTCGGCTCGCGCTGGACGGCGATCGAAGCGGTCGGGCTCTATGTTCCGGGCGGCACCGCGAGTTATCCGAGCTCGGTGCTGATGAATGCGGTGCCGGCCAAGGTCGCCGGCGTCGATCGCATCGTCATCGCTGTTCCTGCCACAGGCGGCGCCGTCAATCCGGCGGTGCTTGCCGCCGCCAAGCTTGTCGGCGTCACCGAGATTTACCGTGTCGGCGGCGCCCAGGCGATCGCGGCTCTTGCTTATGGCACCGAGACGATCGCCCCGGTCGCCAAGATCACCGGCCCCGGCAATGCCTATGTCGCTGCTGCCAAGCGTCATGTCTTCGGCACCGTCGGCATCGATATGATCGCCGGTCCCTCCGAAGTGCTTGTCATTGCAGACAAGGACAACAATCCGGATTGGATTGCAGCCGATCTCTTGGCCCAGGCCGAGCACGACGTCAGTTCCCAGGCGATCCTGATCACCGACGATGCCGCATTCGGCAAGGCGGTGGAGCAGGCGGTCGAACGCCAGCTGAAGACGCTGAACCGGGCCGAGACGGCGGCAGCAAGCTGGCGCGATTTCGGCGCGGTCATCCTGGTTGCCGATCTGAAACAGGCCATTCCCTTGGCAAACCGTATCGCTGCCGAGCATCTGGAGCTCGCCGTCGCCGATCCGGACCGGCTGCTCGACGGCATCCGCAATGCCGGCGCGATCTTCATCGGCGCCCATACGCCCGAGGTGATCGGCGATTATGTCGGCGGTTCGAACCACGTGCTGCCGACGGCGCGTTCGGCACGTTTCTCCTCCGGCCTTTCGGTGCTCGATTTCGTCAAGCGCACCTCGATCCTGCGCCTCGGCCCGCAGCAGCTCCGCACCCTCGGCCCGGCGGCGATCGCCCTTGCCGTTTCCGAAGGCCTCGATGCCCATGCGCGATCGGTCGCGATCCGCCTCAACCTCGAAAGGTGA
- a CDS encoding transcriptional regulator, XRE family (PFAM: helix-turn-helix domain protein~SMART: helix-turn-helix domain protein~KEGG: sme:SMc00089 hypothetical protein): MGEIQKLTIDGKGYVLLSEDDYQDLVDVSDARAAKARIDAGEETWPEDVVKALIAGEDPVRVFRKHRGMSIKELAEKSGLSQPYLSEIETGKKEGSLDALRSIASALDVDLDDVA, translated from the coding sequence ATGGGTGAAATCCAGAAACTGACCATCGACGGCAAGGGGTACGTGCTGCTTTCCGAAGACGACTATCAGGACCTTGTCGACGTCAGCGACGCGCGTGCCGCAAAGGCGCGTATCGACGCTGGCGAAGAGACCTGGCCTGAAGACGTCGTCAAGGCGCTGATCGCTGGCGAAGATCCTGTCCGGGTGTTCCGTAAGCATCGCGGCATGAGTATCAAGGAGCTGGCTGAAAAGTCCGGCCTCTCCCAGCCCTACCTTTCCGAAATCGAGACCGGAAAGAAGGAGGGCTCCCTGGACGCACTCAGGTCGATCGCCAGCGCGCTGGACGTCGACCTTGACGATGTGGCTTGA
- a CDS encoding type I secretion system ATPase (KEGG: rec:RHECIAT_CH0000668 putative protein ABC transporter protein~TIGRFAM: type I secretion system ATPase~PFAM: ABC transporter related~SMART: AAA ATPase), which produces MTTISIKPPRPPTQLVVALRACAGAFGLVFLYSCGYNLFLLAPSIYLLQIYDRVLSSRSADTLLMLTMIIAIGVMVGSTLDIVRRAALSRIGSWLDHRLRPMVLTASFEYAARADTGAATECYRDLAALRQFLDSPASSLFFDVPWAPVFLFLLFLVHPLLGTIGLLSALALLLFAFLTELATREPLAYANLALSRSYIRFATALKNIEVIRAMGMQDGAALIVYRDAEMARRAQDIAMHRTEIILGFSKSIRTLAQILMMGSATWLVLANNGSAGIIFVASLLLGRGLAPIEGAIGAWRSFTFARNAFNRLNRMLISVASEHDARMVPLPEPNGLVLDNVSYIKPFADRPILTGITLRLAPGDCIALIGPSGSGKSTLGRVIAGVVQATSGCALLGGVDISALRLCGGTRHVGYLPQDIELFGGAIKDVIGRLDGGDPGKAIDAAKLVGLHDAIMRLPQGYETDIGEGGNLLLRAQRQQLGLARAAYGNPSLIVLDDPNSSLDYDGERMLFTAIERMKSRGMTVVIMTHRMGILPVTNKIAIMRNGTVAAFGDSERIYETYLQPPSRTGT; this is translated from the coding sequence ATGACAACAATTTCCATAAAGCCACCGCGCCCGCCGACACAGCTTGTTGTTGCGCTCCGGGCTTGTGCCGGAGCCTTCGGGCTGGTCTTCCTCTATAGCTGCGGCTACAATCTGTTTCTTCTCGCGCCTTCGATCTATCTCCTGCAGATCTATGACAGGGTCCTGTCGAGCCGAAGCGCTGACACGCTGCTGATGCTGACGATGATCATCGCCATCGGCGTGATGGTCGGATCCACGCTGGATATCGTGCGCAGAGCAGCTCTTTCGCGCATCGGCAGTTGGCTGGACCACCGGCTGCGGCCCATGGTGCTGACGGCATCGTTCGAATATGCCGCTCGCGCCGATACGGGAGCCGCCACGGAATGCTACAGGGACCTGGCCGCACTACGCCAGTTCCTCGATTCACCGGCTAGCTCGCTCTTTTTTGATGTTCCCTGGGCACCGGTATTCCTGTTCCTGCTCTTTCTTGTTCATCCGTTGCTTGGGACCATCGGTCTTCTGAGCGCGCTTGCACTTCTGCTGTTTGCGTTCCTGACGGAACTGGCGACGAGAGAGCCGCTTGCCTACGCCAATCTTGCCCTTTCGAGGAGCTATATCCGGTTTGCGACCGCCCTCAAAAACATCGAGGTGATCCGGGCAATGGGCATGCAGGATGGCGCAGCGCTGATCGTCTATCGCGATGCGGAAATGGCAAGAAGGGCGCAGGACATCGCGATGCATCGGACGGAGATCATTCTTGGTTTCTCCAAATCGATCCGCACCCTCGCGCAGATCCTGATGATGGGATCCGCCACCTGGCTGGTGCTCGCAAACAATGGCAGTGCCGGGATCATCTTCGTTGCGAGCCTGCTGCTCGGACGCGGGCTTGCACCAATCGAGGGCGCAATAGGTGCATGGCGCTCCTTTACGTTTGCGCGCAATGCCTTCAATCGCTTGAACAGAATGCTGATATCAGTTGCATCTGAACACGATGCTCGAATGGTGCCGTTACCGGAACCCAATGGCCTCGTTCTCGATAATGTCAGCTATATCAAGCCATTCGCCGATCGGCCGATATTGACAGGCATCACCTTGCGCCTCGCGCCCGGCGATTGCATAGCGCTCATCGGTCCTTCGGGATCGGGAAAATCGACACTCGGTCGCGTCATAGCAGGCGTTGTGCAAGCAACGAGCGGATGTGCTCTTCTCGGCGGGGTCGATATCTCAGCTCTGCGCCTTTGCGGGGGGACCCGCCACGTCGGATACCTGCCGCAGGACATCGAACTTTTCGGCGGGGCGATCAAGGATGTGATCGGCCGGCTGGACGGAGGAGATCCCGGCAAGGCGATCGACGCCGCAAAGCTGGTTGGCTTGCACGACGCGATCATGCGGCTGCCCCAGGGCTACGAGACCGATATCGGTGAAGGTGGAAACCTGCTCCTTCGAGCGCAACGCCAACAGTTGGGACTGGCACGGGCGGCCTATGGAAATCCGTCCCTGATCGTTCTCGACGATCCGAATTCGAGCCTGGATTATGACGGCGAACGCATGCTGTTCACGGCAATCGAGCGTATGAAATCCAGGGGGATGACCGTCGTTATCATGACTCACCGGATGGGGATCCTGCCGGTCACCAACAAGATTGCCATCATGCGTAACGGGACGGTGGCAGCCTTCGGCGACAGCGAGCGGATTTATGAAACTTATCTTCAGCCACCGTCTCGAACAGGAACATAG
- a CDS encoding Protein-tyrosine phosphatase, low molecular weight (SMART: Protein-tyrosine phosphatase, low molecular weight~KEGG: rec:RHECIAT_CH0000658 putative arsenate reductase (phosphatase) protein), which yields MELAVDVEEGKRPGAILFMCGMNAIRSPMAEAIARSILPANTYIRSAGVRAGERDPFVDVVLEEIGLSLGRRQPQTLEELEDDYFDLIITLSPQAHHAALELTRSSAVDVVYWPTMDPTVAIGTREQILESYREVRDHLAGLIESRLLKRNGIAAQSA from the coding sequence ATGGAGCTCGCCGTCGACGTCGAGGAGGGAAAGCGGCCGGGCGCCATCCTCTTCATGTGCGGTATGAATGCCATCCGCTCGCCGATGGCCGAAGCGATCGCCCGTAGCATTCTGCCCGCCAATACCTATATCAGGTCTGCCGGCGTACGCGCCGGCGAGCGCGATCCCTTCGTGGACGTCGTGCTCGAGGAGATCGGGCTTTCCCTCGGGCGCCGCCAGCCGCAGACGCTGGAAGAACTCGAGGATGATTATTTCGATCTGATCATCACGCTGTCACCGCAGGCCCATCATGCAGCACTCGAGCTGACCCGGTCGAGTGCGGTCGATGTGGTCTACTGGCCGACGATGGATCCGACGGTTGCAATCGGAACACGCGAGCAGATTCTGGAGAGCTACCGCGAGGTCCGCGATCATCTGGCCGGCCTCATCGAAAGCCGACTACTCAAACGAAATGGCATTGCCGCGCAATCGGCATGA
- a CDS encoding maf protein (TIGRFAM: maf protein~PFAM: Maf family protein~KEGG: ret:RHE_CH00585 Maf-like protein) codes for MALKYKLILASGSPRRVDLLNQAGIEPSRLMPMDIDEAPKKSEHPRSLARRLSAEKAEAALAAIKGDITWKGSYILSADTVVAVGRRILGKAEFADEALSSLHLLSGRNHMVYTGVCLVTPDRKIRQKIVETKVRFKRLSGFEIENYLASGQWRGKAGAYGIQGLAGTFVQKMVGSYTNVVGLPLYETILLLTGEGFDVHSRWPEG; via the coding sequence ATGGCGCTGAAATACAAGCTCATTCTGGCCTCGGGCTCGCCCCGTCGCGTTGACCTGCTCAACCAGGCCGGCATCGAGCCCTCGCGCCTGATGCCGATGGATATCGACGAGGCGCCGAAGAAATCGGAGCATCCGCGTTCGCTTGCCCGCAGGCTTTCGGCTGAGAAGGCCGAAGCCGCCCTTGCCGCCATCAAGGGCGATATCACCTGGAAGGGCAGCTATATCCTGTCTGCCGATACGGTGGTCGCCGTTGGCCGGCGCATTCTCGGCAAGGCTGAGTTCGCCGACGAGGCGCTGAGTTCGCTGCATCTCCTCTCGGGACGCAACCATATGGTCTACACCGGCGTTTGCCTGGTGACGCCGGATCGCAAGATCCGTCAGAAGATCGTCGAGACCAAGGTCCGCTTCAAGCGTCTCTCCGGTTTCGAGATCGAGAACTACCTGGCCTCCGGCCAGTGGCGCGGCAAGGCAGGCGCCTACGGCATCCAGGGCCTCGCCGGCACCTTCGTGCAGAAGATGGTGGGCTCCTACACCAATGTCGTAGGCCTGCCGCTTTATGAAACCATTCTGCTTTTGACCGGCGAAGGCTTCGATGTGCATAGCCGGTGGCCCGAGGGCTGA